A stretch of Oryza brachyantha chromosome 4, ObraRS2, whole genome shotgun sequence DNA encodes these proteins:
- the LOC102709268 gene encoding 30S ribosomal protein 3, chloroplastic-like, producing the protein MLAMSVHPAATPALASRARISRHRLSATSSSPSRLVHLSSRRLPLRSLRGLAAAAASGAVEAEDSLAGEGEEEQKVGGGEANVAEEADEYKVKVPERQDPMLVLKFIWMEKNIGIALDQLVPGYGSIPLSPYYFWPRKDAWEELRAKLEEKEWISQKQMIILLNQATDIINLWQQGGGSLSA; encoded by the exons ATGTTGGCAATGTCCGTCCaccccgccgccacgccggcgcTCGCCTCGCGCGCCCGCATCTCCCGGCACAGGCTttccgccacctcctcctccccttcacGGCTCGTCCACCTCAGCAGCAGGAGGCTGCCCCTTCGGTCGCTCCGTggccttgccgccgccgccgcctcgggaGCCGTCGAAGCGGAGGATTCCTTGGCCGGGGAGGGAGAAGAGGAGCAGAAAGTCGGAGGTGGGGAGGCGAACGTTGCGGAGGAAGCGGACGAG TACAAGGTTAAGGTGCCTGAAAGGCAGGATCCGATGCTCGTGCTGAAGTTCATATGGATGGAGAAGAACATCGGCATAGCCCTCGACCAGTTAGTTCCAGGCTACGGCAGCATTCCGTTAAGCCCGTACTACTTCTGGCCAAGGAAAGATGCCTGGGAGGAGCTAAGAGCAAAGCTGGAAGAGAAAGAGTGGATCTCGCAGAAGCAGATGATCATCCTTCTGAATCAGGCCACTGACATCATCAACCTTTGGCAACAGGGAGGCGGGAGTTTGTCAGCGTGA
- the LOC102709553 gene encoding NAC domain-containing protein 92-like encodes MEQQGQADMDLPPGFRFHPTDEELITHYLAKKVADGRFAALAVGEADLNKCEPWDLPSLARIGEKEWYFFCLKDRKYPTGLRTNRATEAGYWKATGKDKDIFRGKALVGMKKTLVFYTGRAPKGEKSGWVMHEYRLHGKLHLAAGALGLPGKPASSKNEWVLCRVFKKSLVEVGAAGAKKAAAMEMARGDSTSSVADEIAMSVLPPLMDMSGAGGAVDPATTAHVTCFSNALEGQFFNPTAVHGHGGEDHHHHHGLAAAPSSSFMANFTQYGQLHHGVSLVQLLESCNGYGGLVDMASAGRQLPAACGGERERLSASQDTGLTSDMNPEISSSSGQKFDHEAALWSY; translated from the exons ATGGAGCAGCAGGGCCAGGCGGACATGGACCTGCCCCCTGGCTTCCGCTTCCACCCGACCGACGAGGAGCTGATCACGCACTACCTCGCCAAGAAGGTCGCCGACGGCCGcttcgccgccctcgccgtcggcgaggccgaccTGAACAAGTGCGAGCCCTGGGACCTGCCAT CTCTGGCGAGGATAGGGGAGAAGGAGTGGTACTTCTTCTGTCTCAAGGACAGGAAGTACCCGACGGGGCTGAGGACGAACAGGGCGACGGAGGCAGGGTACTGGAAGGCCACGGGCAAGGACAAGGACATCTTCAGGGGCAAGGCGCTCGTCGGCATGAAGAAGACGCTCGTCTTCTACACGGGGCGGGCGCCCAAGGGGGAGAAGTCCGGCTGGGTCATGCACGAGTACCGCCTCCACGGCAAGCTccatctcgccgccggcgccctcgGCCTACCCGGCAAGCCCGCGTCGTCCAAG AACGAGTGGGTGTTGTGCAGGGTGTTCAAGAAGAGCCTCGTGGAGGTAGGCGCGGCAGGAGCAAAGAAAGCCGCCGCGATGGAGATGGCGAGGGGTGACTCGACGTCGTCCGTGGCGGACGAGATCGCCATGTCTGTCCTCCCTCCGCTCATGGACATGTCcggcgcaggcggcgccgtcgacccggcgacgacggcacacGTGACCTGCTTCTCCAACGCGCTGGAGGGCCAGTTCTTTAACCCGACGGCAGTacacgggcacggcggcgaggatcatcatcatcatcacggCCTGGCGGCagccccctcctcctcgttcATGGCGAACTTCACGCAATACGGGCAGCTGCACCACGGCGTGAGCCTGGTGCAACTCCTGGAGAGCTGCAACGGGTACGGTGGCCTCGTCGACATGGCGTCGGCCGGCAGGCAACTCCCGGCGGCGTGCGGGGGCGAGCGGGAGAGGCTGAGCGCGTCGCAGGACACCGGCCTCACCTCCGACATGAACCCCGagatctcttcttcctccggcCAAAAATTCGACCACGAGGCCGCGCTGTGGAGCTACTAA
- the LOC102718735 gene encoding transcription factor MYB16-like, whose amino-acid sequence MGRSPCCEKEGLKKGPWTPEEDQKLLAYIEQHGHGCWRSLPSKAGLQRCGKSCRLRWTNYLRPDIKRGKFSLQEEQTIIQLHALLGNRWSAIATHLPKRTDNEIKNYWNTHLKKRLAKMGIDPVTHKPRSDMAGAGVGGAAGGAAGTQHAKAAAHLSHTAQWESARLEAEARLAREAKLRALAASASSALQAPHLPPPAAAPGLDSPTSTLSFSESAALATVLEAHGAAAAARAAMQPMQAYDEACKEQHWGDVDAADVGFPAGAGFTGLLLDGSLNQIPRPATRDTEADGELQETEEEKNYWNSILNLVNSSASAVVPASDAYSPAPDI is encoded by the exons ATGGGGCGATCGCCGTGCTGCGAGAAGGAGGGGCTCAAGAAGGGGCCGTGGACGCCGGAGGAGGACCAGAAGCTGCTGGCCTACATCGAGCAGCACGGCCACGGCTGCTGGCGCTCGCTGCCCTCCAAGGCCG GGTTGCAGCGGTGCGGCAAGAGCTGCCGGCTCCGGTGGACGAACTACCTCCGGCCGGACATCAAGAGGGGCAAGTTCAGTCTGCAGGAGGAGCAGACCATCATCCAGCTCCACGCGCTTCTCGGCAACAG GTGGTCGGCGATCGCGACGCACCTGCCGAAGCGCACCGACAACGAGATCAAGAACTACTGGAACACGCACCTCAAGAAGCGGCTGGCCAAGATGGGGATCGACCCCGTCACGCACAAGCCGCGCTCCGACATGGCCGGTGCGGGCGTCGGCGGGGCcgccggcggggcggcgggcaCGCAGCACGCCAAGGCCGCGGCGCACCTCAGCCACACGGCGCAGTGGGAGAGCGCCCGGctcgaggcggaggcgcgcctGGCGCGCGAGGCCAAGCTGCGCGCGCTCGCGGCCTCCGCGTCGTCCGCCCTCCAGGCGCCGCACCTCCCGCCCCCCGCGGCGGCTCCAGGCCTCGACTCGCCGACTTCCACGCTGAGCTTCTCGGAGAGCGCGGCGCTCGCCACCGTGCTGGAGgcgcacggcgccgccgcggccgcgcgcgccgccatgCAGCCCATGCAGGCGTACGACGAGGCGTGCAAGGAGCAGCACTGgggcgacgtcgacgccgccgacgtggGCTTTCCCGCCGGAGCGGGGTTCACGGGCCTACTCCTCGACGGTTCCTTGAATCAGATCccgaggccggcgacgagggacACAGAAGCCGACGGCGAGCTGCAGGAgacagaggaggagaagaactACTGGAACAGCATACTGAACCTTGTGAACTCCTCCGCGTCGGCAGTTGTGCCCGCCTCCGACGCGTACTCGCCGGCACCGGACATCTGA